One genomic segment of Caldimonas brevitalea includes these proteins:
- a CDS encoding sensor histidine kinase encodes MSPPPTSPTPVPPPTAAPQTSGFAQDALLSTGQWNAFDRSLGRQSPTSRWLGWRLRLLVTTALLGCLGVFFLAYWLAQQPLVGAAWRLTGNGQVELNLARDPLLKPAQGKTLEGLAGRDGKLVPVDGLALQRSARWLIDDVEGRRYLSTQRQLGQLLQSEQVQLRFSDGTMLDLRTHPRGFMGLGLLFWLLCSLALVVYGVAMAVLLARPNRLNSVYAVMACCQAANLVFIAVESTLDLAWPLGLADWDYYGRVALDLVTAAAVVHATAVYPRKVAHAGWWLLPVWVATAALVVLTTLDWLPAAWWWVQGACALLGMAAIALLTWSHGVEPHPFALVLRRFGIIAVTTWVLLSIAVAMARGESGVQQNISIIGSMIWYVFFASLLLLIPFLSKSQQMMREFSLLAAITTVATSLDLLFVATFSLGQVTSVTLALFVSLGLYVGARQWLLDRLMGSSVATTERMFEQLYKIAREVEARPDRTSSLLTRLLRELFEPLEILVVDKLTARSRVVADGSTLVVPVPNMVNPQPSAPTMGSIVIRFAHRGRKLFTAEDARLTDRIFEQLRRAVAFDKAVEQGRSEERMRLAQDLHDDIGARLLTLMYQAQSPEMEDYIRHTLQDLKTLTRGLAAQNHHLSDAAAEWKSDLVHRLNAAECELTWNVGLDRNVPLGVVQWSALTRVLRELANNAIAHSRATRVDVAMTLHGDRFELVVRDNGIGKNPASWSHGLGLGGIRKRVKQLGGEVEWREVMPQGIECRVFIAKFKPTD; translated from the coding sequence ATGAGCCCTCCGCCGACCTCCCCCACCCCGGTGCCGCCGCCCACCGCCGCCCCGCAGACCAGCGGTTTCGCGCAGGACGCATTGCTGAGCACCGGGCAATGGAACGCCTTCGACCGCAGCCTGGGCCGCCAGTCGCCGACCTCGCGCTGGCTGGGCTGGCGGCTGCGGCTGCTGGTCACCACCGCGCTGCTCGGCTGCCTCGGCGTGTTTTTCCTGGCCTACTGGCTGGCCCAGCAGCCGCTGGTCGGCGCGGCCTGGCGGCTCACCGGCAACGGCCAGGTCGAGCTCAACCTCGCGCGCGACCCCTTGCTCAAGCCCGCACAGGGCAAGACCCTGGAGGGCCTGGCCGGGCGCGACGGCAAGCTGGTGCCGGTGGACGGCCTGGCGCTGCAACGCTCCGCCCGCTGGCTGATCGACGACGTCGAGGGCAGGCGCTATCTGTCGACGCAGCGCCAATTGGGCCAACTGCTGCAGAGCGAGCAGGTGCAGCTGCGTTTTTCAGACGGGACCATGCTCGACCTGCGCACCCATCCGCGCGGGTTCATGGGGCTCGGGCTGCTGTTCTGGCTGCTGTGCTCGTTGGCACTGGTGGTCTACGGCGTCGCGATGGCCGTCTTGCTGGCGCGGCCCAACCGGCTGAACAGCGTCTACGCCGTGATGGCCTGCTGCCAGGCCGCCAACCTGGTGTTCATCGCCGTCGAGTCGACGCTCGATCTCGCCTGGCCGCTGGGCCTGGCCGATTGGGACTACTACGGGCGCGTGGCACTCGACCTCGTGACCGCCGCCGCGGTGGTGCACGCCACGGCGGTCTACCCACGCAAGGTCGCGCATGCGGGTTGGTGGCTGCTGCCGGTCTGGGTCGCCACCGCCGCGCTGGTCGTGCTCACCACGCTCGACTGGTTGCCGGCCGCCTGGTGGTGGGTCCAGGGCGCCTGCGCGCTGCTCGGCATGGCGGCCATCGCGCTGCTGACGTGGTCGCACGGCGTCGAACCGCACCCCTTCGCGCTGGTGCTGCGGCGCTTCGGCATCATCGCCGTCACCACCTGGGTGCTGCTCAGCATCGCCGTCGCGATGGCGCGCGGCGAATCCGGGGTGCAGCAGAACATCTCGATCATCGGGTCGATGATCTGGTACGTGTTCTTCGCGTCGCTGTTGCTGCTGATCCCGTTTTTGTCGAAGTCGCAGCAGATGATGCGCGAGTTTTCGCTGCTGGCGGCCATCACCACGGTCGCGACCTCGCTCGACCTGCTGTTCGTGGCCACCTTCTCGCTCGGTCAGGTGACCTCGGTCACGCTGGCCCTGTTCGTCTCGCTCGGGCTGTACGTCGGCGCGCGCCAATGGCTGCTCGACCGCCTGATGGGCAGCAGCGTGGCCACCACCGAACGCATGTTCGAGCAGCTCTACAAGATCGCGCGCGAAGTCGAGGCCCGGCCCGACCGCACCTCCTCGCTGCTGACGCGATTGCTGCGCGAGCTGTTCGAGCCGCTGGAAATCCTGGTGGTCGACAAGCTCACCGCCCGCTCACGGGTGGTCGCCGACGGCTCCACGCTGGTGGTGCCGGTGCCCAACATGGTCAATCCGCAGCCGAGCGCGCCGACCATGGGCTCGATCGTGATCCGCTTTGCACACCGCGGCCGCAAGCTGTTCACCGCCGAAGACGCGCGGCTGACCGACCGCATCTTCGAGCAGCTGCGTCGTGCGGTGGCGTTCGACAAAGCCGTCGAACAAGGCCGCAGCGAAGAGCGCATGCGGCTGGCACAAGACCTCCACGACGACATCGGCGCGCGGCTGCTGACGCTGATGTACCAGGCCCAGTCGCCCGAAATGGAAGACTACATCCGCCACACGCTGCAGGACCTGAAGACGCTGACCCGCGGCCTGGCGGCGCAGAACCACCATTTGTCCGACGCCGCGGCCGAATGGAAAAGCGACCTGGTGCACCGGCTCAACGCCGCCGAGTGCGAGCTGACCTGGAACGTCGGCCTCGACCGCAACGTGCCGCTGGGCGTGGTGCAGTGGTCAGCGCTGACGCGGGTGCTGCGCGAGCTGGCCAACAATGCCATCGCGCATTCGCGGGCCACGCGGGTGGATGTGGCGATGACCTTGCACGGCGACCGGTTCGAGCTCGTGGTGCGTGACAACGGCATCGGCAAGAATCCCGCCTCGTGGTCGCACGGGCTGGGGCTGGGCGGCATCCGCAAGCGTGTCAAACAGCTCGGCGGTGAGGTCGAGTGGCGCGAGGTGATGCCGCAGGGCATCGAGTGCCGGGTCTTCATCGCGAAGTTCAAGCCGACCGACTAA
- a CDS encoding OmpA family protein → MRPTSPRATRAALALAVVAVLASACGDKQTADSASPSATTAAGSTAPSGTAVLFEPNQTVAVTGPEFVAWRDRMLSEGGNTKLLQVTGRAYANEKAGQGEDLGRARAEAASILFMEALPPERILLRSQPAAGEAPSGRFEAVAFEWVEAPPAVVAAASDAQAGTASAPAASVAAPASAGAAPAVVAAAPAPAAPASAAPAAGTTAATPATTAAATSATPAAAAEPVRSLVLYFNSGSGSPKLGKAERQQLQALVKSAGDAAISVVGHADNQGARERNQALSETRAQAVQRLLVQLGARANTLQVAGVGDREPAQANDAAQGRAQNRRVEIKVL, encoded by the coding sequence ATGAGACCTACTTCGCCCCGTGCCACGCGTGCTGCGCTGGCCCTCGCCGTCGTCGCCGTGCTGGCGAGCGCCTGCGGTGACAAGCAAACAGCCGACAGCGCCTCGCCGTCGGCCACCACCGCGGCGGGCAGCACCGCGCCATCGGGCACCGCCGTGCTGTTCGAGCCGAACCAAACGGTGGCCGTCACCGGGCCCGAGTTCGTCGCGTGGCGGGACCGCATGTTGAGCGAAGGCGGCAACACCAAGCTGCTGCAGGTGACCGGCCGTGCCTATGCCAACGAGAAGGCCGGGCAGGGCGAGGACCTGGGCCGCGCGCGCGCCGAGGCGGCCAGCATCCTGTTCATGGAGGCCTTGCCACCCGAACGCATCCTGCTGCGTTCGCAGCCGGCGGCGGGCGAGGCGCCGTCCGGGCGTTTCGAGGCGGTGGCGTTCGAATGGGTGGAGGCGCCGCCGGCGGTGGTCGCCGCGGCGTCGGATGCGCAAGCGGGCACTGCGTCGGCGCCTGCCGCGAGCGTCGCAGCACCGGCTTCGGCGGGCGCTGCGCCTGCCGTGGTCGCTGCGGCGCCTGCCCCGGCAGCGCCAGCCTCGGCTGCGCCGGCTGCCGGTACGACGGCGGCCACGCCCGCGACTACCGCGGCGGCCACCAGCGCCACGCCGGCGGCGGCAGCCGAGCCGGTGCGTTCGCTGGTGCTCTATTTCAACAGCGGCAGCGGCAGTCCCAAGCTGGGCAAGGCGGAGCGGCAGCAACTGCAGGCGCTGGTGAAATCGGCCGGCGACGCTGCCATCTCGGTCGTCGGACATGCCGACAACCAGGGCGCCCGCGAGCGCAACCAGGCGCTCAGCGAAACGCGCGCACAGGCGGTGCAGCGGCTGCTGGTGCAGCTGGGGGCGCGCGCCAATACCCTGCAAGTGGCGGGTGTCGGCGACCGCGAGCCGGCGCAGGCCAACGATGCGGCCCAAGGCCGCGCGCAGAACCGTCGCGTCGAAATCAAGGTGCTGTGA
- a CDS encoding murein transglycosylase A — MAQLSPRRASRAGLALATACTLAWSGCATPPSASAPAPAAAPQVAEPRPAETPAATAPAAGLKPIETDAGRLVPVDWSEVPDFEVDPLDDVHKSFRFSCPYLSRTPHWRPVCAQVAKLKPNDAAGLRQLLQSLQPYRLESKQGERSGPITGYYEPVLRGSRVARNPYFYPLYSRPVDLVPLDAKRGKGVTRGRREGEQVVPYWTRAQIPTPQGQRSMSGREIVWVDDPMDVILIEVQGSGRVALPDGTALRLSFADHNGHPYRPLSAWFRDKGELPSPGMLQIRQWARRNPPARVQEMLYSNPQVVFFRAEPVTDVTVGPRGASGAPVVPMRSLAVDPKAVPLGAPMYIEFASPLAGNVLNRRVVFGHDTGGAIKGPVRADFFWGFGEHAGEVAAKTRQNGRLWVFLPKP; from the coding sequence ATGGCACAGCTGTCTCCGCGCCGGGCCTCACGGGCAGGCCTGGCCCTGGCGACTGCCTGCACGCTGGCGTGGAGCGGCTGCGCGACGCCTCCCTCGGCGTCCGCGCCGGCGCCTGCTGCCGCGCCGCAGGTGGCGGAGCCACGTCCCGCCGAGACGCCGGCCGCGACGGCGCCCGCTGCGGGCCTGAAGCCGATCGAGACCGACGCCGGGCGGCTGGTGCCGGTGGACTGGAGCGAGGTGCCCGATTTCGAGGTCGACCCGCTCGACGACGTGCACAAAAGCTTCCGCTTCAGCTGCCCCTATCTCAGCCGTACGCCGCACTGGCGCCCGGTGTGTGCGCAGGTCGCGAAGCTGAAGCCCAACGATGCCGCAGGCCTGCGCCAGCTGCTGCAGAGCTTGCAGCCGTATCGGCTGGAGTCGAAGCAGGGCGAGCGCTCGGGCCCGATCACCGGTTATTACGAACCGGTGCTGCGCGGCTCGCGGGTGGCGCGCAACCCGTACTTCTATCCGCTGTATTCGCGCCCGGTCGACCTGGTGCCGCTCGATGCCAAGCGCGGCAAGGGCGTGACGCGGGGCCGCCGCGAGGGCGAGCAGGTGGTGCCGTACTGGACGCGTGCGCAGATCCCGACACCGCAAGGCCAACGCTCGATGAGCGGGCGCGAGATCGTCTGGGTCGACGACCCGATGGACGTCATCCTGATCGAGGTGCAGGGCTCGGGCCGGGTGGCCCTGCCCGACGGCACGGCGCTCAGGCTGTCGTTCGCCGATCACAACGGCCATCCCTACCGGCCGCTGAGCGCTTGGTTCCGCGACAAAGGGGAGCTCCCATCGCCCGGCATGCTGCAGATCCGGCAGTGGGCGCGGCGCAATCCGCCGGCGCGGGTGCAGGAGATGTTGTACAGCAACCCGCAGGTGGTGTTCTTCCGCGCCGAGCCGGTCACCGACGTCACCGTGGGCCCGCGCGGCGCCTCGGGCGCACCGGTGGTGCCGATGCGCTCGCTCGCGGTCGACCCCAAGGCGGTGCCGCTGGGCGCGCCGATGTACATCGAGTTTGCGTCGCCGCTGGCGGGCAACGTACTGAACCGGCGTGTCGTGTTCGGCCACGACACCGGCGGCGCGATCAAGGGCCCGGTGCGGGCCGACTTCTTCTGGGGCTTCGGCGAGCATGCCGGAGAGGTGGCGGCCAAGACGCGCCAGAACGGGCGGCTGTGGGTGTTCCTGCCGAAACCGTGA
- a CDS encoding PP2C family protein-serine/threonine phosphatase: MLELNAHLLHSQGGRSYQEDAYGLRTAGDIACLVVADGAGGHGGGDLASKLVVRAILEQHVLRPACSLEAAAALIQHAQQVVLAGQSRFAQYPDMRSTVIMALVDLASGRAVLGNVGDSRAYWFRHGDLLLQTRDHSLVQQMVEAGMIPPEEMRTRKERSVLTSSLGSQMGIEPYVYELDSLADAGDTLLLCTDGVWEYVSEDDMQQVLRLDQGGDRYLAYFEHWVDQRAPQNRDNFTALLATFAVQPDDQQTVIDPDATLIARLDALDGGSGV; this comes from the coding sequence ATGCTTGAACTCAACGCCCACCTCCTGCACAGCCAAGGCGGGCGGTCCTATCAAGAAGACGCCTACGGCCTGCGCACCGCCGGTGACATCGCCTGCCTGGTGGTGGCCGACGGCGCCGGCGGCCACGGAGGCGGCGACCTGGCCTCCAAGCTGGTGGTGCGCGCCATCCTCGAGCAGCATGTGCTGCGGCCGGCGTGCTCGCTCGAGGCCGCGGCGGCGCTGATCCAGCATGCCCAGCAGGTGGTGCTGGCCGGCCAGAGCCGGTTCGCCCAATACCCGGACATGCGCTCCACCGTCATCATGGCGTTGGTCGACCTGGCCAGCGGGCGCGCCGTGCTCGGCAACGTCGGCGACTCGCGGGCTTATTGGTTCCGCCATGGCGACCTGCTGTTGCAGACCCGCGACCACAGCCTGGTGCAGCAGATGGTCGAGGCCGGCATGATCCCCCCCGAGGAGATGCGCACGCGCAAGGAGCGCAGTGTGCTGACCAGCTCGCTGGGCAGCCAGATGGGGATCGAGCCCTACGTCTATGAACTGGACTCGTTGGCCGACGCCGGCGACACCTTGCTGCTGTGCACCGACGGCGTCTGGGAATATGTGAGCGAAGACGACATGCAGCAGGTGCTGCGCCTCGACCAGGGTGGCGACCGCTACCTGGCCTACTTCGAGCATTGGGTCGACCAGCGGGCGCCGCAGAACCGTGACAACTTCACCGCCTTGCTGGCCACGTTCGCGGTCCAGCCCGACGACCAGCAGACCGTGATCGACCCCGACGCCACGTTGATCGCGCGGCTCGACGCGCTGGACGGCGGGAGCGGCGTTTGA